CACCGATGTTCTGCTACCGAGAGAAACTTgtcttgaccaagcagaggTAATTGATGCGACCATACAGATGCCAAATAGTTCTTGATTGGGTTCAGGGATCGGGTGAGGTGGATAAAGGGAGCTGGTGAAAGCAAGGTAACTCCAACATCTTAACGGTGGGATCAGAATGCCAAGCTTCACCAAACAGTCTCCCTCAAAGATATAATCCCTGGGAGATCCAACTAAAGCGGTTTCCAAATAGCTCTCACACCATTCTACCAATGATGATGGTTTAAGGATCAGAAGTAGTCTTCGAACTAGTGATACCATTGGGCACACCAGCCTTGAATAGGGAGGGAGAGAGTGGAGTTAATACCAAACCTGGATTCACACTGAACTCGACACACAGGGTTTTCAAGTAAATTATAAGAAGCCAATATTCTGCTATCGAGGGAGcctcgtcttgaccaagcagTTAACATCGGGACTAAACAATTTGAACTTGAAGTAATACGATTATAGGCGGATCGGGGAAGGTTACAGTGTAGGGATGAGTCATAGTTTAAAGCGAATAGACTGTCTACCAGGGTTCCAAAGTAAGATTGGGGAGCAAACCTGGGCCAAAGAGATAACGAGGTTGGAACAGAGCAAGCCGGGGTTAAGGTGTTCTTTGTCAAGATCTTCAAAGGCTCCGGTGTCAACACAGAGCTCCCGTCCGGCTGCCGCCAAGTCGAACACTTGGAGGGAGGATATAAATCCGAGGATAGGTGAGATGTTAAAGTTGACTGTGGACAAAACCAGATCGAGAGACAATCACCAATGGAACCAGGGCCTTCGGGAGGTTGAGGAGTGAATTCAGTCAGTTGGATATTCAGATGAGCAGTCTCACTGAGAGAGGAGGATGGAAGCGGAGGGACGATGGGAATTGATTGAGACTGATGTGAAATCGGAGTTGAGATCTGGACTCTCCGAAGACCTTCGGTGAAGAGAACCAAAAACACAGACGAGAAGAGTATACAGAAGTAGTAAAGGAGCAGGGAGCTTGAgagatcccgacgccggcgagccggAGCTCTACCGGCATCGAAGATAGGTGAGTAGAGCGGTGCCTCGATTATCGTGCCTGAGAGAGAATTAGGATGAATTTTTGAGTCGTGCAACTCTTCCACAAGATACATGCACTATTTTCATCATTTCATGATTTTACTACTACGTACCATCATCGCAGCTATCACACACCGTAATGTCAATTTATAATCACGAAGGATCGGATGTATAATAATGtcgtataaaataaaatacaatccTTCGTGATCTCATTTGTATGAATCTTTTCAACTGTAGCAAGAGAGAGCAAATAACTAGTACGAGTCTCCCATTAATTGGGtattaattaaagaataaagaagCAAGACCTTAGACAAGATTCTTacattaaaaatagagaaaacaatgTATTTAACATAACAATGAAATAGAGAAAAGTCTATTCATCACATAACTAATGGCGTGGATTAGAGTGGCGGTGAATGTTCagctgcaaaacaagaaaaatttaaCCATCACATCTCCAACACTGTTATAGCTAAACATCTCTAACACTGTTATTAGCTAACATATAACACTGTTATAGCAAAAAAATAGCTAACACCGAACActgttaaaaatttataatagcTAACATCTCTACCTAATCATATCTACAGTTCTTTTAGGTAATCATTACCTCTTGCTTCCTTTGACGACTCAAATTAGAACCAGAACGAGTATCAGATTCACTAGTATCTGGAAAACCaacataaaaacaattaaatccaaaaaaaaaaaagtaacaaaatggATTCGCAAAGATCAAACTATTAATCAGATTGATCTATTCATGATCTCTTTTATTCTCTCAGTTTGGTACCTTCTTTGATACCTTCTTAGGGAAGTTTGTGGGCTCTCTTGTCCACAACTTCAAAATTGCATAAatccatattaatttttaagttatatgatattttatacaatacattttaaaagaatatacatttataaaattaatgCAGGTtgtttaaataatgtttttaaataaaaagctTTGACAAATTTAGATCCAATACGATCGACTTCTAAGATTGTTTTGTACTGAATGTGTTTTTGGCATATAAAAAACCTTTGACAAATTTTAAAGTATAgaagtaattaaataaaaaagcctTTGTCacattcaaataataattagtttagtccaatatatttttatctaccACTATATATAATGGTTCCGTATTAACATAAatcattgataaaaaaaaaaaaatctggtttttttgacaacaataaaCTTGTGTCAATTTCTAACTAGAACTAATATTTTGACGTTATTCACCTGCAGTACTATTGTCATTATTTTCACTTTCATTATTCttctactactatatattatgTACCTACAATATTAAAAACGTTATTCAACATGTACAATTTTCATCATTTCACGATTTTACTACTACATACCATCATTGCAGCTATTACACACCGTAATGTCAATTTATAATAACGAAGGATCGGATGTATAATAATGgcgtataaaataaaataaaattggatCGACTATATAAATAGAACAAATGAGAACCTGCAGATCAGTGTGAGCTAATGGGGTCAATATTCCTCAATCAACTGAAAAGATTCTAAATAAACAATAGCCACACTTTCCTGAAGTGGACAGTACTAAGCTACTAGCTCCATATATGTATATCATAACTATGAGTACATACATAGTAGAGAATCTATGTCTGCATGACTGTATATCTATACCGTATACATCTACGTGTGAATAATGTCGTTCATTGTTCAATGATTCTTGTATAATCACAGCTGgagaatttttttaacaaattgaTTGAAGGAGTGTTTTCTATTTATTGTGGTGGCCAATgaccatatataataaatatgaaaataaagtgGTTTCGTAATTAAATTATGATGGCGCCGAATCTAATATGACGTACTAACAGTGTTACATTAATATActccaacatatatatacacttagTTCTATACATATTCGTTCACATAAATTTGATATGGTACGTGTACGTATTATATTTAATCAGAATTTAATACCCTCGACCCATTcgtattaattaaaatcttatGACGTGGACAGCCATCTCAATTATGCTTCCATGCCTTTATATTTCCTCTCGAGAAGGAACCAAAAAGCTTAATGACatttaattatgaaaattagTTGAAAGAGATGGCTTAATGCCTTGGTCAAGGAGGTATGAATCTTGTGTTGATTTTACTAATCGTACTCTACTTTTTATCGGCGCGTGTAATCAAAATACCTCGGGCACTGATAGCAGacatattattggattattcggacataaattaattactatCGTATTCGTAAGTCGTATTTTTAGGATTATTTACTCGGAAAAAGTACGTTCTTTAAATACTCTTACAAAAGACCTAACAAGTCTTTCATTTACTCAAAACCTACTACGTACCGCacaaaataagtttttctttGGAGTATATAGTTATATCGATCCATCGAGTAAGAGttatttttgtataatcttCGTAAGTCGTATTTTTAGGGTTAATTTACTCGGGAAAAGCTACGTTCTTTAAATACTCTTAAGAAAGAGACCTCTAACAAGTCTTTCATTTTACTCAAAACCTACTACGTAAAGTATATAGTTATATCGATAGAGTAAGAgttattttttgtatgttgtaTTGTTCTCAAATTAAGAGTTTTAAGATTGAATATAAAGAACACCTTTCTTTATTACTTAAGAAAACTTTCTCAAAAACTTAAGTCTTTCCAATCTCACACAACTCATAAGTTATGTCACACCTTGacatctccttatatataaaacttttagtCCTAATCCTATTAGAAAACACCTTGTGCTTAGATACCTCCTAAACACTATGATCCTTATCTCTTAACCATTGCCCAGTTGAATAAGGATTCCTACACTCTTTCAAGTTGACTTCATGCTTAAGCCAACATTCTCCCTTCTAAGCTTGAAGTCTCTCACTCCAATTAATTCTCTCATTTCTTTGAACTTGATTCTCCCAAGAGGTTTTGTTAAGATGTCTGCCTTCTGCTTTTCACCAGGAACATGCTCAACTTCTATTTGTCCATTCTCTACGCACTCTCTAATAAAATGATATCTAGTGTGTATATGTTTACTGCGTCCATGGAATACTGGATTCCTTGTAAGAGCGATTGCAAACTCATTATCTATTCGAATAACCACCTTTTCACATGCCAACATTGTGATCTCGCTTAGTAACTCTTGAAGCCAAATCGCTTGTCTTGCTGCCTCGGTTGCAGCCATGAACTCTGCTTCACAGGAAGACAAAGCAACCGTGTCTTGTTTTTGTGAACACCAAGTGATCAGACTCCCGCTGAGATAAAACACATGTCCGGTTGTGCTTCTTCCATCATCAGGATCCACATTGTGACTACTGTCACTATAGCCAACCAACCTGAAATTTTCAACAGAGGAACGCTTAAATGCCAATCCCATTGTAGTAGTACCGCGTAGATACCTAAGACATTGCTTCAAAGCAGCTCCATGAGACTCTTTTGGAGTCTGCATATATCGACTTAAGACACCCACACAATAGGATAGATCAGGCCGTGTGTCGAGCAAATACCGTAAACAACCTACAATCCTTCTGTAATTAGTCCCATCAatatccttctctttctctgctttaGACAACTTGATACCATCTTCCATCGGTGTTTCTATCGAGTTACAGTCTTTCATGCCAGTTTCTTCTAGGATTCTTAATGCATAACGCTCTTGACTCAGTGTTATTCCATCATGACATTGACAAACTTCAATGCCTAGATAGTAAGTCAGTTTACCGAGATCACTCATCTCAAACTGCATAGATATTTCCTTTTTAAAGCTCTCGATGACCAAGGTGCTTGTTCCAGAAACAAATATATCATCGACATAGACTGCAACAAGAAGAATATCTTGATTCACCTTTTTCCGGAAGACCGATGGCTCCTTAGAACATTTTCTGAATCGGAGCTCTTTAAGAACTTGATTAAGCTTCTCATTCCAAGCTCTAGGAGCTTGCTTTAGACCATACAAAGCTTTGTGAAGTTTGTATACTTTATCCTCGCTCCCTTCTACAGTGAAACCATCAGGTTGTGAGACATAAACTGTCTCCTTTAAATCTCCATTAAGAAACGCTGTTTTGACGTCTAGGTGATGGATCTCCCATCCTCTTGATGCAGCAAGACTTATAAGCAACCGAATTGTCTCTATTCGCGCAACCGGTGCAAACACATCTTCAAAATCAATTCCATATCTCTGAACATACCCTTTTGCCACTAGCCTAGCCTTATACTTACTTATGCTTCCATCAGAATTCCTTTTGAGCTTAAACACCCACTTCAAGCCTATAGCCTTGGCTCCATGTGGCAACTCAACCAGACTCCAAGTATGATTCTTTGTGATTGAATTCATCTCTTCCTCACATGCTGCTAACCATTGCTTTGACTTTCTAGCTTCACAAAAGTCTCTAGGCTCATTATCTACACACATTAACAGCTGTTCTCCTTCGAATTCTGCTAGTAATATGTAATCATTGAGATACTTTGGTCTGGTGATTAATCTCGATGATCTTCTCAACACAAGTTGACCTTCATTAGCTTCATTCCCCTCATGTTTGAATTCTCCAATATCATAGTTAGACTCAGTATCCTCCAGCTCACTGCTTTGATTCTCGAGTTCTGCATCATTCTCCTCTGTTTTGGGTTGTTCTATGGTAGCAATGCTTTGATCATCTCCTCTGATTCCATGATTTCCAAACACTCCAAACTTTATTTCGAAATTTCCGGCTCTGCTCTGTTCTTGAGTACTCGTTTTCCACAACCATCCTTTTGTTTCATCAAATACGACATCACGACTTACCACAATTCTCTGAGTTATTGGATCTAATAACCGATAGGCTTTTGTTCCTGGCTCTACTCCTAAATGCACCAACCTTCTAGACCTGTCATTAAGCTTCTTGAGATGTGGTGTGTCCACCTTTGCATAACTAATGCATCCGAAGATCCGTAGGTGCTCAATACTTGGTTTCTTATGTCGAAACAGTTCATATGGTGTTCTGTCTTTCACAGCTCTTGTAGCAACTCGATTTAGGAGATAAGTCGAGTGTCTTACTGCCTCTCCCCATAGATAGTTTGGAATACTCATATGCTTCATGATGCTCCTGGTCATTTCCATGAGTGTTCGATTTCTTCTTTCTACAACCCCGTTTTGCTGCGGTGAGTAAGGAGCGGTAAGGTGTCGTGTTATACCGGAGTTTTCACAATAGGAGTTAAACTCAAATGACGTGAACTCTCCTCCCCTGTCTGTTCGAAAGGTTTTAATTCTTTCTCCTGACTCTTGCTCTACAACAGACTTGAATTTCTGAAATTTTGAGAACGCATCACTCTTCTCCTTCAACAGTATTGTCCACATGTATCTTGAATAGTCATCAATAAGAACAAAGATATAACGGTTCCCCGCTGTTGTGCTAGGTGTAATTGGACCACATAAATCTCCATGAACCAACTCAAGTGGTTTTGTTGCACGGAACAAAGTTGCTTTGGGAAAAGATCTCCTTGCCTGTTTTCCCAAAAGGCATGAGTTGCAGACTTCCTTCTCTATTTTTACCTTAGAGATTCCTGTAACAAGTTCTCTCTGCAGCATTGACTTCATTGTTTCCGTGTTTATATGTCCCAAACGAGCATGCCATCTGTTAGACTCGCTCAAGACAGTTAGATTAAGACATGTGGTGTCTTTTATGTCCATGCGAACCTTATATAATCGATTCTTCGACCTGGTAGTTTTGACAACTAGCTTTCCACCATTATCATGCATAGTTAGATCCTCTCCTCGCATTCGTACATCAAATCCGACTTCAGTTGCCTGTCCCAGACTGATAATGTTGCTTTTTAAGTCTGGAATATAATACACACTCGACATTGTCCTTGCTTCCCCATTCATATCAATGAACTCAATGGaaccttttccttttatgtCTACTCTTGAGTCATCCCCGAATCTAACCTTCCCTGTAATGGTGCTGTCCAACGAGGTGAAATATCTGCGATCTCCAGTCATGTGATTACTTGCCCAATTGTCAAGATACCACACGTTATCCTCTACAGCATTAGTCTCATACTTCTTTGGATCGACCTTCTTCTCGTTTAAAAACACAATCTCATGCATCATGAGTTCATCTGCTTCTTCAGTGTCCTTTGTGTCTGTTTCATGAGTCTCTTGTAACTTAAGCAGTCTATCCGGACATTCTGCAGCGTAATGACCAAGTTTGTCACACCGGAAGCACTCAACTTTCGACAAGTCTCTTGTTCCGTTGAACCTTCCACGTCCTCTTCCCCTGAAGCGTCCTCCGCGACCTCTGCCTCGATATCCTCCATAATATCCTCCATTGAAGTCACGATTTGCTTCATAACGGTTTTGTTGTGGTGCTTGAGGCTCCGAATTTGTGTACATCAGTTTATTCTGATCTTCAAGtgcctcttcttcctctgcaatACGCTCTTCATAAGCTTTCATGCGACCAACAATGTCTGCAAAACTTGTCTTGTTAAGATCGAGTACTTGCTCTAAGGAGGCAACCATGTGTATATACTTTTTCCGAGGAAGACACTTAAGAAACTTTTTAACGAGTTTCGATTCCTCAATATCTTCTCCTAGAGCAGCTGACTTAGATGAAATAGTAGATAGTTTTCCCGCAAAATCATCAATGGTCTCTGAATCTTTCATCCTGATCCGGTCGAACTCTGCCATTAAGGTCTGCAGTCTAGCTTCTTTCACCCGCTCTGCCCCAACATGACGAGTCTTTATGGCATCCCATACTTTCTTTGCGGTGTCTAAATCTCCTACTTGTAGTATCAAATACTCAGGGATGGACTGAAATAGTAATGCCATGGCGAGATCGTTCATATCCTCGTCCTTGTCCTCTGTTTCTATAGCATCCCATACTTTGTTAACTCTGAGAAGTATCCTCATGCGCATGGCCCAGACAGTGTAGTTGCTCGTGCTTAGCATAGGGCACTTGATGGAAGAAGGTCCTCCTCCTTCCTTTTGCTTGCTCGTCGATGTCTCTAAATCATCGTTTTTCGTTATCTTTTCTTCccagctctgataccaaatattgttCTCAAATTAAGAGTTTTAAGATTGAATATAAAGAACACCTTTCTTTATTACTTAAGAAAACTTTCTCAAAAACTTAAGTCTCTCCAATCTCACACAACTCATAAGTTATGTCACACCTTGacatctccttatatataaaacttttagtCCTAATCCTATTAGAAAAACACCTTGTGCTTAGATACCTCCTAAACACTATGATCCTTATCTCTTAACCATTGCCCAGTTGAATAAGGATTCCTACACTCTTTCAAGTTGACTTCATGCTTAAGCCAACATGTTGTGCTTCTAAATTTTAACTCGAAAATGTACTAACTACAGCTTAATCAAATTTTACATTAATcacaaaattacataattaatttaagTGATAgtatatgaattaaaaaaaaagatagtctGTCAATGTAAATGTCGAAACAACATTTTTGAACGGGGTTGCATCCGAGTCTTTGCCATCGTACtctatttcttaattttaccAATCAAACATATTtgcgaaaaaaataaaagtctgCGAGAAATAGAAAAGAATAGGTCCTAAATGTTCAATATCTGACGACGTGACACTAACCACAATTTTGTTTGGACGAAATAAAAGTGGAAGATGGGAAATTCATGTGTTGAGAGGTGACGCACATGCACGAGGGTCGGGCCATATTAGACGAcgtgaatttttaaaaataaaaaataataattcaacgACTGCCATGCGAATTAattttttgttcctttgtttctaataaactaaagaaatacatttaataatttgttttaccttcttttcttttttttttgtctgtaagatataaatacataataataaataaagccATGTCGTATGTATTAATATTCACATGGAACAAAACTGGTTCGCTAAAACTGTGAATCTCAATAATATCTTTTTGTTCCATGGACCCCAATCCATACTGCCTCCTtcgattttatttattatactgaaaaaaataacatttaatttatacatatttatttttcttcattttcccttattatatagaaaaagccaacaaaaaaaaaagaaaagagagagattgtggAGGAATATTAATACAGCCCACACTTCACATCTATTTTTGTGCAACCATCCATCTCTCTAAAGCTTTCTCTAGCTAGCTCTCATTACAATGGAAAGACAAATCAACATAGAGAAGAGTAGTAGTGTTTCTCAAGTAACCtttatctcctcctcctccaccgtcTCAGCCACCGCCTCATTGCCCTCTTCACCtacaacatcatcttcttcttcatcatcatcatcatctaactTCCCTCACCATGAGGAAGACAACTCCACAAGAAAAGCATCTCGAAGATCATTAGCCTCGGTTGAAGACGATGATCATCaaaccggaggaggaggaggaggaggaaaaaaGCGAAAGATTAACGGCGGAGATAAGCATCCGACGTATAGAGGAGTACGGATGAGGAGTTGGGGGAAATGGGTGTCGGAGATTAGAGAGCCGAGGAAGAAATCAAGAATCTGGCTCGGCACTTATCCAACGGCTGAGATGGCAGCTCGAGCTCACGACGTAGCGGCTTTAGCCATTAAAGGTACAACGGCTTACCTTAATTTTCCCGAGTTATCCGGCGAGCTTCCTCGTCCACTCACAAATTCTCCTAAAGACATTCAAGCCGCCGCCTCTCTAGCCGCCGTCAATTGGCAAGATCCGGTCAACGATGTGGAGGAAGTAGCTGAATTAGCTGAAGCCGAGCCGAGTCGAGCCGCAACGGTGATTTCTTCCGACACAAGCACCACCACGACGACGACACAAAGTCAAGAGTCTTCGGAAGCTTCGTGTGCTTCGACGACGTCGTTTACGGACAAAGACAATGACGAAGAGAAGCTGTTTGATTTGCCGGATTTGTTTACCGATGAGAATGAGATGATGATACGAAACGATGCGTTTTGCTATTACTCGTCCACGTGGCAGCTCTGTGGAGCCGATGCTGGGTTTCGGCTTGAAGAGCCGTTTTTTCTGTCTGAATGACTAAATAAAATTACCCTTTTCGAGAGGCTCCATCATCGCTAACACTTTGATTAGTTCaccaatttcttcttcttcttcagtttctctatttaagtttgatttttgtttttccagcTTGAGTGATANNNNNNNNNNNNNNNNNNNNNNNNNNNNNNNNNNNNNNNNNNNNNNNNNNNNNNNNNNNNNNNNNNNNNNNNNNNNNNNNNNNNNNNNNNNNNNNNNNNNNNNNNNNNNNNNNNNNNNNNNNNNNNNNNNNNNNNNNNNNNNNNNNNNNNNNNNNNNNNNNNNNNNNNNNNNNNNNNNNNNNNNNNNNNNNNNNNNNNNNNNNNNNNNNNNNNNNNNNNNNNNNNNNNNNNNNNNNNNNNNNNNNNNNttttttttttttttttttttgtaaagaaacgGGTACGTTTTGATTTTCTAGAAAAAAGTGTGTTTGTCTAATAGAAATGTGACAAGAGAGGATGTTAAGAAGTCGCAGAATATGACTATAATGGAGTCTACGAAAaaatgaaccaaaacaaaaaattgtaatcAAACCCAATTGTTTGTTTAACACTCGGTCAACATATTGTCATTCTTTTTTCTGTACAGTCTTATATAGTAATAGCTAGAATTTGGAAATTTCCCGTTTTTTTCTCGAGTTTTAATTTGTGTAATATAAATGTCATGTATGGAGGGACGTACTATTTTTCCCTTAGAACTATTGTATCATGTCAGTTCCTCATTGATCTTTGATCTCTTACCAGTTCTCCTTCAGACTTATATTCTCCACCTATTTCCCCCCGAATCCATACTTCTCCGTCTATTTTCCCACCGAACTGGGTTTACACGATTTTGGGACTAAACCCGATAGAAACCCATGTTAAACGGGTATGAAACCAATTTATAACCCGGGTAACATATACAACCCGACccgaattcttcttcttctattttaaaaCGGTAAACCCCAACAACTGCAAGCTTCGTCTCAAAACGGTTTGTTGGGTTTGGAggtagaagatgatgatgtcCTGGTTTTGGCAAACTCAATCAGGTCTTTGAATAGGATATCCTCTGGTTTATCATCTTTCTTGGGTGGTGTAACAGGAGCAGCAGCAGATGCTGTTGGATTCAGAGAGAGATTCCGGGATTGTTCCACAAGATCATCATATGAAGAATCAGAGCCACTGCTTGACTGTTGGGGAACATTATGCTGGAAGTAATCTGGCCTCTTGTTGGTTCTAGCATACATTGATGTTGGATACTTCCTTGTTTCCTGAGTATCCCATGGAGCAGGAGGCAATTGCTCAGTTTGGTCATAAACTGGTTTGGTGAACAAAGCTTGCTCAGGGGATTTGCTCCGGGGAACTGGTTAATCGAAAACATGAGCCGAAGAGTCCATGTGTGATGATTGGGAAGTACTCGGAGGCTTTACACTCTCTGAGGTTCCTTGAGGTTTGTAGACATCACCACTGAGGAAGTCCATAGTGCCAGAATGAACATGTACTGGCCTCATAgaaggtggtggaggaggaaaaATAGGGTTGAAATTCCTTGATCCAGTCCCTCATGCACTTTCTCTTTTCGACCTGCAGagatgagttgaataaaattttggGAATCCAAGTCTTGGGATTCAACTGATATGAGCAAGGAATGGGCATTACCTATAAGGCTATAAGCTAGCTGAGCAAAATCATCATCTGACTCATCTTGATTGATGTTAACAAGCGGAATTGGAGTGGGAGCTGTTGTAGGAGCAGAGTTTCCCTTTGTCTTATCATCATGGTGCCGAATAACACTCTGCAAATCGTCGTTCAGTGCTAATCCTTGACACATAAGTTCCTCATCTC
The sequence above is drawn from the Camelina sativa cultivar DH55 chromosome 4, Cs, whole genome shotgun sequence genome and encodes:
- the LOC104784413 gene encoding uncharacterized protein LOC104784413; protein product: MCQGLALNDDLQSVIRHHDDKTKGNSAPTTAPTPIPLVNINQDESDDDFAQLAYSLIVPRSKSPEQALFTKPVYDQTEQLPPAPWDTQETRKYPTSMYARTNKRPDYFQHNVPQQSSSGSDSSYDDLVEQSRNLSLNPTASAAAPVTPPKKDDKPEDILFKDLIEFAKTRTSSSSTSKPNKPF
- the LOC104783047 gene encoding ethylene-responsive transcription factor ERF034-like is translated as MERQINIEKSSSVSQVTFISSSSTVSATASLPSSPTTSSSSSSSSSSNFPHHEEDNSTRKASRRSLASVEDDDHQTGGGGGGGKKRKINGGDKHPTYRGVRMRSWGKWVSEIREPRKKSRIWLGTYPTAEMAARAHDVAALAIKGTTAYLNFPELSGELPRPLTNSPKDIQAAASLAAVNWQDPVNDVEEVAELAEAEPSRAATVISSDTSTTTTTTQSQESSEASCASTTSFTDKDNDEEKLFDLPDLFTDENEMMIRNDAFCYYSSTWQLCGADAGFRLEEPFFLSE